aaaaaatttaaaaaaaagctgtctGTTTTGAATTCTGAGGCTAGATGCGTCACACGATTTGTACAACAACGAGCCCTCGCTGCAGTCGCATAGGAAACATGGGGGCAGCTCATGAACGGGAAAaatgagaggggaaaaagagTACAGAAAGACTCAGGGCGTAGGATGGTCAGGTAGAGAGGCTTTTTTCACTGCCACAGGTCTTCTGTGCGTCCAAACTTGAACACCAGACCCctatcacaacaacaacaaaacacacacacggctttATACAGAAATTTACAAGTAATAACAAATCCATTATTAAACTATATGCCATCATGtgttctgtgaaaaaaaactactgaggaaaaaaaacaacaacgaaaAGATAATCACAATTAATGTGCctaataaatgtgtataataatcagagattaaaacacaataaatttaTACTTGTGTGATCGTGTTATCATGCCAAAATAAACTGTTTTCAATAAAAATTGAGGAGTTAATATACTAAAGAGACATTGGGATTTCCTGTTTTCACGTCATACCCAAAGAAGATGAAGGCGTTCTGGAAGAAAACTGCAATCCCAGGATACACTGATTGCTTTGCTGTTAACCGaaatagcaagaaaaaaaagtctcaaatgattaaaaaaataacagatacTCTTGGACAAAAGAATGACGGTTAATGATATATTACACTACAGTGTTGTAGTGTACACAAATCTTACCAGGAACGACGAAACCTCCAAAGAGAATCCACATGGACGCGATGAGAGAGCCGAAGGCCAGCATGAAGCCGATAAAAAGCCACACTCTCGCACCTGTatattaacacaacacaatgaacAACACACAACTGCCATGAAGCGTCTGACAGAACCGAGTGTGTGCGACTCAAactaattataaaatgtaactataaaaggataaaaataaatccatgtGATTTCTGCATTTTATATCACTTTAGTTTTCCAAACATTACTTTCcccacaattattattattattaaatattataattattacatcACTGAAAGATTTTGTAACGCATTATGCAACAGAcaacaaagggagagagagagagagagagagagagagagagagagagagaaaaaaaaacatgattaaggctgctgtttttttttttttgagtgttttGAGTGTTTTAAGTATATTGAGTGTTaatgtccatcagtacacattaTTATTGTGTCAAATACTTTATAGTgattgtgttgaaaatgttgtCCAGTGCTGTGGGaacatggatgtgtgtgtgtatgtgtgtgtatgtgtgtgtgtgtatgtgtgagtgagtgagtgacgtgacATTCGGCTAAGTaaggtgacccatactcagaatttgttctctgcatttaacccatccaaagtgcacacacagcagtgaacacacacacactgtgaacacacacccagagcagtgggcagccatttatgctgcggcgcccggggagcagttgggggggttcggtggccttgctcaagggcgcctcagtcgtggccggcccgagactcgaacccacaaccttagggttaggagtcaaactctctaaccattaggccacgacttccccccgtGTGTAAAAATACTGATGGGATGAGGATAAATATGGAGCTGAGCTGACGATACGGTGCACTAATCTTGTGAGATAAAGAACTCTGAGATAGTCGTATTGGGATTTTATACTATACTGTGCTTTGAAATATACTAGATTAGCTAACTGTTTAATTAAATGATaataagcataataataataataataataataataataataataataataataataataataataataatgaacagaatTGCATTTCTACAACCCTGAACATTTGGTGTTGAATACGATACACACCCAACCCTATGTAATCTCAGAATCTCAGCTGACTCTCTTCACAGTTCATACACACTTCCTCTGTAAATCAAGCCAGACTGGTTTGTCAGCTCATGGTCAGGCTATTTATACTCACTTACAAACATAAGTCTGTTAAACACTGGGTATGTGTTAGGGTTAAGAATAATACAGCTGTCTTAGtggtatacacacacctgtctgtcctATGCAGCCTTCACTGTAGCTGTCACCTCTCACCTGGCCGTTTGACACAGCGTTGATCCTGCATGAGACATAAAGCCAGAAATCAACACCGAACAGTCTGTGTTGCATTGGGTTCTAAACACCTTGACTCGACATGTCTGAATGACAGATCTTACATGAGGAACGCTATAGTCGCGATGACTCCACAGGTATGGTACGCATGGTGAAAGTCCTCCTCTTTGGGGTACATTATTGCTGCGTCGATTATGATCCACCATCCTGTGAAAAACTGAGCAAAACGTGAATTTTGGAGCCCGCTCTAACAACAGTCTTTTGCTCAATAAATAgactaaaacataaaaaaagtcaTCTATCTGTTTGTGTAATTTAAACATTACGAAGAGCTACtaggaattcattcattcatatttagtATTGCTCTGTAAAAATCACGAGACCTCAGAAAATTGTATCATGACATAAGTcattattataatcatcattCTGCCCAACCCTACTAGACAGGCCATGAAATAATCTTTGTTCACAGAGAGACATTTGAGACTCAAACAAATGCAGAAAATGTCCGGAAAAATAAAGCTGTCATGTGACTTAATCCAAGCGCTGCCTTCAGTGTCACACATGACGATCATGTGCTGGTTTTAACGTTAGTCTAAACCGGTGTTAAAGTAATATCATAGAAGTAAtgtgttaatatatttaaacattacttAGAGTTATACATTATAAGTAACGTGTCgaaaatattttacactaaaTCAAACCTAGtactgctttaaaataaaaataaatttggaTGAGGAAAAAAACCCCTAATTTTTCAGACTGATAAGCCCTTAGAgataaagaatatttttttctcgGGTCACACAATAAGCAGCATGACATTGGTGATGTGGTGATTCTGAGGTAATTACAGCCTGTTTTCAGAGATTTTGATCACCATTTGTTATGTGAGCAGGCAACTGGTTCTTCAGACGGCTGGCAATGAAACGGACCATCACTTTAGTGTCAAACATACAGCTGGACAGCTAGACAGATCTACTTTATTGAGTGTGgacaagaatttttttttctttagaaaaatgacattttctgtgTTGTGGCTATAACTGTGACTTTCTGGCCTTCTGTAGccagtaaatattatatttattgtttgtatttgtgataGCATGAAGATGATTCACACACCAAAACTCCTGCTGCAATTGAGGCAATGGTGTTTCTTTTCTCTGCCCAGTCGATGTTGCATTCACAGTCCCCACATCTGATACCATCCAGGAATCCTGACATCTTTCTGatcacacgcaaacacacacacacaaacacacacacaaacacgcacacgcaaacacacacacgcaaacacacacacacaaacacacacacacaaacacacacacaaacacgcacacgcaaacacacacacgcaaacacacacacgcacgcaaacacacacaaacaaatgcatttatatttattaacaacCTGAACATATAGAGCATAATAAACTTTAACAACAAACTACTGCACTCATGTTTATTAGCTGCTTATGTATGTAAACACTCCCGGATATACTGTAAGTAGTCCCAAATCACTACTCGGTCCCTACATTAGCGCCCTACAGACACGGACATTAACCCAAATGTAGTTCACTACGGTCCGAAAAAAGGAGTAATTTGGGAAGCAAAAACACGACATTATGTAGCGACAACCACAACAAAACCGtggttttaaatatttgtatgttACAAATAACCCGTATTATAATCCTTCttattaaaatctattaaatccAAGTGTGGGAATAAAAGTTAACTGTCGTCACGCAGTTTAACTAAATACAGCTAACAATgagctaatgctaaagctagTTTCAGAGCTTGAACAGaggaaataataacaataataataataaacaaagctaaatataaaaattcagaataatacCAGATATGTTGTGTATTAACGGTGTTAATTTACAACTGTGttacatttcatgtcatttataTGATGTAGATAGCaaggaaaaaatataacaaGGAATTAGCCAGCCGTCTAGGGCCGAAGCTCAAATCGCTCCATCCTCCCTATTTAAGCGCACTTGATTTGTGCTGGACATAAAGCGTTCTAGTgacctacctagtgcactacttGTCAATACGAAACACAGCCACGAGACTCCTTAGCTAGCGCTGTATTGTTTAGGTCCATAAGAATCGCTCCATCATTGTTTACACTCAACAGACGCGTTGTTCCTTATCGTATTTTATATTCGTATGAAAATATCGATGTATATAGGATTTAAACGTGTAAAAGTCCTCACCTTACGATGGTGTTATAGCCTGTAGTCCACTGCCGAAcaattctttctctttcctttagAGTGCTTAGTAGTGCGCATGCGCAGACGTTTGGCCTTGCAGTACAATGACAAGTACTTCTTTCAACACAGAATCAGAAtaagaaagagctttattgtcatgtaaagttttcacatgcgaggaatttgttttagtgacagaagctccacagtgtaacagaatgacatcatatacaatatatacaatttgtatgtgtgaaatgtgcaactgaaatataaatagtaagttttttaagtaaataatgtgtaagaatagtgttgtatgttaagtgttcatcagatggattgcatgagggaagaaactgttcctatgtctggtcgttctggtgctcagggctctgtagcgtcgaccagatggcaacagtgagtgtgctggatgtgcggggtccagagtgattttgcccttttgctcactctggagaagtacagatcttggagagttgtgccaatggttcGCACAGCAGTCCGGAtcaccctctgtagtcttctgaggtcagatttggtagctgagctgaaccaaacagtaattgaggtgcagaggatggattcgatgatggcagtgtagaactgtttcagcagatcctgtggcaggttgaacttcctcagctggtgaaggaagtacaacctctgctgagcctttttcacaatggagtctatgtgaatgtcccactttaggtcctgggagattgtggtttccaggaatctgaatgactccactgttGTCACAATGCTACaaagcatcacacacaccaaaacacatcaaacacaaacatcacacacaaacacaaagcatcatgtcacatcacacacacaacaaagcaTCAAAAGATTTATATAGTATCTTATTATTATGGTTTATATGGGTATAATGCCCTTGAAAAAGACTCTAAATATGATCAAAGCTGATGGGATTCTGACTTCATTCCAAATGTTTGTGTGNNNNNNNNNNNNNNNNNNNNNNNNNNNNNNNNNNNNNNNNNNNNNNNNNNNNNNNNNNNNNNNNNNNNNNNNNNNNNNNNNNNNNNNNNNNNNNNNNNNNNNNNNNNNNNNNNNNNNNNNNNNNNNNNNNNNNNNNNNNNNNNNNNNNNNNNNNNNNNNNNNNNNNNNNNNNNNNNNNNNNNNNNNNNNNNNNNNNNNNNNNNNNNNNNNNNNNNNNNNNNNNNNNNNNNNNNNNNNNNNNNNNNNNNNNNNNNNNNNNNNNNNNNNNNNNNNNNNNNNNNNNNNNNNNNNNNNNNNNNNNNNNNNNNNNNNNNNNNNNNNNNNNNNNNNNNNNNNNNNNNNNNNNNNNNNNNNNNNNNNNNNNNNNNNNNNNNNNNNNNNNNNNNNNNNNNNNNNNNNNNNNNNNNNNNNNNNNNNNNNNNNNNNNNNNNNNNNNNNNNNNNNNNNNNNNNNNNNNNNNNNNNNNNNNNNNNNNNNNNNNNNNNNNNNNNNNNNNNNNNAGGGCCCTGGTTTGATCCTGTGTTTGGTTTACTCTCTTTCTGTTTGATGTTTCTTCTGTGTCCTCATATCTCCTCACACTTCCCCTAAAAAAGCTGCACCTAGAAGTGAttgggtgtgtttgtgcagaCTATGCAGACGGGAGGATGTAGTGtctattttttctgtttacttCTCAAAAATGGACCATACTTTTGACACCAGCTTGAATTTCATCCTTATTCCATGACGTATTTACGGCAGAAGAAGATTCTAGGGACTATCTGTATTACTCTGGAATTTGATTGAACCTGACAGGTTGTAATTATTTTCCTCAGGAAACAAGTTCGGAATCTTCCGCAACGGATGGCAACGGAGAAGAAAATCTAAGTATCCAAAGCCTCAGGTAGGTCACTGTTACGGTGTAATATGGTGTAAAATTTAGGTTAATGATTTTGGTTAAATGGGTTTAATCCATTAGTTCTCTTCATGGAAGCCATTTACAaatcagccatccatccatccatccattttcaaccgcttatccggggccgggtcgcgggggcagcagtctaagcagggacgcccagacttccttctccccagacacttcctccagctcttccgggggaataccgaggcgttcccaggccagccgagagacatagtccctccagcgtgtcctaggtcttccccggggcctcctcccggttggacatgcccggaacacctccccagggaggcgtccaggaggcatccgaaacagatgcccgagccaccttagctgactcctctcgatgtggaggagcagcggctctactctgagctcctcccgggtgaccgagctcctcaccttgtctctaagggagcgcccagccaccttgcggaggaaactcatttcggccgcctgtatccgggatcttgtcctttcggtcatgacccaaagctcatgaccataggtgagggtaggaacgtagatcgactggtaaatagagagcttcgccttgcggctcagctccttcttcaccacaacagaccggtacatcgaccgcatcactgcagaagatgcaccgatccgcctgtcgatctcccgccccatccttccctcactcgtgaacaagaccccaagatacttaaactcctccacctgaggcaggagctccccaccaacctgaagggggcaagccacccttttccggttgagaaccatggcctcggacttggaggtgctgattctcatccccgccgcttcacactcggctgcaaaccgtcccagtgcacgctgaaggtcctgatttgaggaagccaacaggacaacatcgtctgcaaaaagcatagacgaaatcctgtggtccccaaaccggactccctccggcccccgactgcgcctagaaatcctgtccatatagataatgaacaggaccggtgacaaagggcagccctgccggagtccaacatgcaccgggaacaagtctgacttactgccggcaatgcgaaccaaactcctgctccggtcatatagggaccggacagcccttagcagagggccccggaccccatactcccagagcaccccccacaggtcaccacgagggacacagtcgaatgccttctccagatccacaaagcacatgtggactggttgggcaaactcccatgaaccctccagcaacctggcgagggtatagagatggtccagtgttccacgaccgggacgaaacccgcattgttcctcctgaatccgaggttcgactatcggccgaattctcctctccagtaccctggcatagacttttccggggaggctgaggagtgtgatccccctgtagttggaacacaccctccggtcccccttcttaaacagagggaccaccaccccagtctgccagtccagaggcactgtccccagcctccatgcgacgttgcagaggcgcgtcaaccaagacagccccacaacatccagagacttgaggtactcagggcggatctcatccacccccggtgccttgccactgaggagcttctcaactacctcagtgacctcagcttgggggatcgacgagtccacaactaagccctcggcctctgcttcctcaatggaagacatgtcggtggggttgaggagaacctcgaagtactccttccaccgtccgaggatgtccccagtcgaagtcagcagattcccactcccactgtaaacagtgtgagcagggcactgcttccccctcctgaggcgccggacggtttgccagaatttcttcgaggccaaccgatagtccttctccatggcctcaccaaactcctcccagacccgagtttttgcctccgcaaccacccgggctgaagctcgcttggccctccggtacctatcagctgcctccggagtcccccgagccaaccaggctcgataggactccttcttcagcttgacggcatcccttacttccggggtccaccaccgggttcggggattgccgccacgacaggcaccggagaccttacggccacagctccgagtggctgcgtcgacaatggaggcggagaacatggtccactcggactcaatgtctccaacctccctcgggatctggttgaagctctgccggaggtgggagttgaagttctctctgactggagactctgtcaaacgttcccagcagaccctcacggtacgtttgggtctgccaagtctgtccaacttcctcccccgccatcggatccaactcaccaccaggtggtgatcagttgacagctccgcccctctcttcacccgagtgtccaagacatacggccggaggtcagatgaaacaaccacaaagtcgatcatcgacctccgacctagggtgtcctggtaccatgtgtactgatggacacccttatgcttgaacatggtgttcgttatggacaaactgtgactagcacagaagtccaataacagaacaccactcgagttcaggtcgggggggccgttcctcccaatcacacccctccaggtgtcactgtcgctgcccacatgagcgttgaagtcccccagtagaacaatggagtccccggttggagcactttccagcaccccttccagagacgccaagaaggtcgggtactctacactgccatttggcccgtaagcacaaataacagtgagagacctatccccgacccgcaggcgcagggaaacgaccctctcgttcaccggggtgaactccaacacatggttgctgagctggggggctatgagcaagcccacaccagcccgccgcctctcaccgcgggcaactccagagtagtagagagtccagcctctctcaaggagttgggttccagagcccaagctgtgtgtggaggcgagcccaactatctctagtcggtatctctcaacctcccgcaccagctcaggctcctttccccccagcgaggtgacattccatgtccctagagccagattccgtgtccggggattgggtcgccgaggcccccgccttcgactgccacccaatccacattgcaccagccccttacggtccctcctgcaggtggtgggcccacaggagatcggccccacgtcgctccttcgggctgagcccggccgggccccgtggggtaagacccggccaccaggcgctcgcatgcgagccccaaccccgggcctggctccagagtggggccccggttgcgccataccgggcgacgtcacggaccttgtttttaaaccactcataaggggtatttgaaccgctcttggtctggcctgtcaaccaggacctgtttgccttgggagaccctaccaggggcagaaagccccagacaacatagctcctaggatcattcaggcacgcaaacccctccaccacaataaggtggcggttcgaggaggggacAAATCAGCCATCATATCGgctaaacattttacattacgATAAGCCATGTGATAACAGAAGCAAAAGTCTGAACTAATTAATGTTAGAACAAATCTCTTATTGTCTTTTCATGTTATTGTTTTGCTTCATCCCCAGTCTACACAATCAACAGCAGAGCACCACTATGGACACTGAGAACACGTCAGCAGATGTGAACTTCATAGAGCTCCTTAATCAATACTGTCAGAAGCATAAACTAGTGAATGGTTTCAGAGCCGTAGAAAAAAAAGGGCCTGCATATGTTCCTGAGTGAGTATTTAGAAATCTTTGAATGATTGACCAttgaattaatttgtttgtgcTCAAATATGTCCAGAATGACTGACAATCTTTTTTTCTGCTAGATTTGCAGTCAGGGTTGTCATAAATAATGAAGAATATCCCGAAGGACGGGGGAGGAGTATGAAAGAGGCAAGACAAAAAGCAGCACAGCTTGCCTTTAATGAACTCGGTGACTCAGCTTTAAGTAGTCAGGTAAATCCGACatacatatttcatttataatagGGGTACTTTGGAACTTggaaattaatacatttttctttccagAATTCATCAATGAGGTAGGGTTGAAACAACACCTTTAATTTGTGATACAATACCTATTTGAGAATAAACTATACATgctaatattaacatttttgtttctaGTGTGTCACCATATCCTGCCAACTCATCAGAGTGGTTGTCTTCTGTAAGTGCACAGTTTGTAGTTATTGTAGTAATACTAGGGTCAGGATAGACATGGCAGCCATCTTACATATGCATACACTGTAGTTAAAAA
The Tachysurus vachellii isolate PV-2020 chromosome 6, HZAU_Pvac_v1, whole genome shotgun sequence genome window above contains:
- the tmem50a gene encoding transmembrane protein 50A, with product MSGFLDGIRCGDCECNIDWAEKRNTIASIAAGVLFFTGWWIIIDAAIMYPKEEDFHHAYHTCGVIATIAFLMINAVSNGQVRGDSYSEGCIGQTGARVWLFIGFMLAFGSLIASMWILFGGFVVPAKQSVYPGIAVFFQNAFIFFGGLVFKFGRTEDLWQ